Genomic window (Chloroflexota bacterium):
TGTGCCGTTGACAATCGGTACCGGGTCCAGCCCAAGCCATCTCTCCAGTATCGTCGAGTAAGTGGAGCGGAAGTCGTTGTTGAAGTACAGATCCCCCTGGAGCTGGTCGGCCGACTTGAGTGAGGGGTACTCCCCGTACAGACCGCCCTCCACGGAGCCGCCGATGCAGAAGGCGACGCCGCCGGAGCCGTGGTCGGTGCCCGAACCGTTGTCCTTGATTCGGCGCCCGAACTCCGAGAAGACCAGTACCAGTGTGTCTCGGTCCCGTCCATGGTCCTTGAGGTCGTCCATGAAGTCGCCAATCGCGGTGGAGACCTCGTGCCATAGCTTGTTGTGAACGGGAAGCTCGCCGCCATGGGTGTCAAAGCTGCCGTGCTGAGCGTAGTAGATGCGGGTCCCGAGGTCGGCGCATATCACCTGGGCCGCGTCGCGAAGCGTCTGAGCGAACGGATTCGCCCCGTACTCCACTTCTGAATCATAGCTCTCAGGCGCAGACCTGAGGATGTCCGCTCCCTTGAGGGCGGCCTCGCCGGTCTGTCCGATGAACTCGGACACGACATCCCTTCCATCGGCCCCACCGTACATCTGTGAAAAGGTGTTGAGAGTGTCCAGCCGCGCCTGCTCGTCCTGAATGTCAGGGAACAGCCCGTAGGTCTCGAGGTTTCCTACCGATGCCACCGGCACTCCCACGCACGATAGCGCCCTTGGCAGCCCTCTGCCGAGGTTTAAGCCTGTGAGTACGTTCTCACCTCTTGGGTCGAGGTCTCTGATCGCGCGTCCGAGCCAACCCTCCCCGATCACTTTCGTGGGTTCGGCGGTGTGCCAGATGTCCATTGCCCTGAAGTGGGAGCGGTTGGGGTCCGGGTAGCCAATGCCGTTTATGACGGCGACATTGCCGTCGTCCCACAACCTCTTGATAGGCCCCATATGCGGGCTCAGCCCGAGCCGGTCGTCGAGCTTCAGTACCTCGTCCTGCTTGTGGTGGACAGTGGGTCGGTTGTCGTAGTAAAGCTCGTCGTCGTACGGAACGACCGTGTTCAGACAGTCGTTGCCGCCAGTGAGCTCGACGACCACCAGCGACCTGCTTGACTTTTCGGAGACCATGAATCCCTCCTCGGCGCATGTCGGGACCTATTTTCAGGCTCGGGATGTTGTTCCACATTCTAACCGTACTATCGCCCAGTGTACATATGAGACTGTTTCACAAATAATACTCGTAGCCGCTTCATAGTAGTAACTATGGTCGCTGCCTGGGGTGTTTGGCAAGAAAATCGTCCGCAATCTCCTCAAACGTTGCAAAGCGCACGCCGTCATGAGAGCGGATGTATTCCGTGATGCGCTCCAGCATCAGCAGCACCTGCGGCCGGCCGCTCACATCCGGATGAATAGTTATGGGGAACACCGCCTCGTCGTATTCCCGATAGACCCAATCGAACTGGTCTCGCCACATCGATTCAATGTCCCTGGGATTTACGAACCCGTGGCTGTTGGGTGAATTCTTGATGAACATCATCGGCGGCAGGTCGTCCAGGTACCAGTTAGCCGGTATCTCCACCAGGTCGGTCTCCTCGCCACGCTCCAGGGCGTGCATCCAGTGGTCTGCCGGCATGGAATAGTCAATCTTCGTCCAGCGGTCGCCAACGCGGACATAGTAGCACTCAAAATCGCGGTGCATCAGGCTGTGGTCATACTTGATACCATGTTTCAGCAGCAGCTCGTTCGTAACGTGGCTGAACTCCCACCATGGCGCGACGTAGCCGCGTGGCCGTTGCCCCGAAGTCTCGGTAATCAGATCTATGCAGCGTAGCAGCACATCCTCCTCCTGCTTCGGCGACATGGCGATGGGATTCTCGTGGGAGTAGCCGTGCATTCCGATCTCATGCCCTTGCTCCACAATCATGCGGCATTCGTCCGGAAAGGTCTCGATGGAATGGCCGGGTATGAACCAGCTAGTCTTGATGTCCAGTCGTTCAAAGAGTTTAAGCAGCCGGGGCGTTCCCACTTCCCCGGCGAATATGCCGCGGGAAATATCGTCAGGCGAGTCCTCCCCGCCATAGGAACCCAGCCAACCGCAAACGGCGTCCAGGTCAACCCCAAACGCGCACAGAATTTGTTTGTCTGCCATCTCAAATCTCCTCGCGGCGTCCAGTTTCCAATCTCGCCCCATCCCGCGCTGTCAAGGAGCGTGGACGGAGACGTGTGCTTTCTTCGGGAGGCGCTCAGAGTGATCTACATCACCGACCGCACCAGCCCGCCGTCCACCAGCATCGTCGTGCCTGTGATGTAGCTCGACCGCGACGACGCCAGGAACGCTACCAGGTACGCCAGTTCCCGCGGCTCGCCGATGCGCTTCAACGCCGTCTGTTCCGCCCGCTGCTCC
Coding sequences:
- a CDS encoding DUF1501 domain-containing protein → MVSEKSSRSLVVVELTGGNDCLNTVVPYDDELYYDNRPTVHHKQDEVLKLDDRLGLSPHMGPIKRLWDDGNVAVINGIGYPDPNRSHFRAMDIWHTAEPTKVIGEGWLGRAIRDLDPRGENVLTGLNLGRGLPRALSCVGVPVASVGNLETYGLFPDIQDEQARLDTLNTFSQMYGGADGRDVVSEFIGQTGEAALKGADILRSAPESYDSEVEYGANPFAQTLRDAAQVICADLGTRIYYAQHGSFDTHGGELPVHNKLWHEVSTAIGDFMDDLKDHGRDRDTLVLVFSEFGRRIKDNGSGTDHGSGGVAFCIGGSVEGGLYGEYPSLKSADQLQGDLYFNNDFRSTYSTILERWLGLDPVPIVNGTFEQFDFIGG
- a CDS encoding polysaccharide deacetylase; translated protein: MADKQILCAFGVDLDAVCGWLGSYGGEDSPDDISRGIFAGEVGTPRLLKLFERLDIKTSWFIPGHSIETFPDECRMIVEQGHEIGMHGYSHENPIAMSPKQEEDVLLRCIDLITETSGQRPRGYVAPWWEFSHVTNELLLKHGIKYDHSLMHRDFECYYVRVGDRWTKIDYSMPADHWMHALERGEETDLVEIPANWYLDDLPPMMFIKNSPNSHGFVNPRDIESMWRDQFDWVYREYDEAVFPITIHPDVSGRPQVLLMLERITEYIRSHDGVRFATFEEIADDFLAKHPRQRP